ccccccccccccgttacctccccggccccgctggAGGCGCGGAGCTGACCTCGGCCACCCCCCGGTACCGGAGCCGCCTCCCGCCGCGTTCTTACCGGGGGGGCTCGGCCTCGTCGCCGCTGCTGGGGCCGCTCTCCTCGATGGTGAACACCACGCGGGGGGCCTCGGGCTCTGCCCCCCGGCAGCccagcggcggcagcagcggggtCCCGGAGAAACGGCGGCGAACGGCGCCCGACACCGGCCCCGGTCCAGGTCCCGACGGGGCGGCCTCGGCGGCGTCGCGACAGCGCTGCGGGGACACCGGGATGGGGGGTGGGAGTGTGTGGGGGGGGTAaggggtgcccccccccccgtccccctaACCGGCGGTACCGGGGGAACTCTCCGTGGTGCTGTGCCACGGTGCCCggttcccccctccccatccgCGGCACCGGGAGACGTTTGGACCCCAAACTGCAACGGCTGGGGCTTGGGGGGgcgtgacccccccccccgccctcatCGGGCTCCGGTGCacaaagggggggggagggcacaCGGAGCCCCCGGGACACCCCCGGGACACCCCCGCCgcctccttccccaccccccccgggATCCCGCTGGAAAATCCCCCGGAGCCGGTGCGTAATTACGCAGGGGCGAATAATAATTAACCGCCCATTATGGGGCTAATTAACTCCCGCCGAGCGCCGCCAGCCCGGTTATTGCCGCCCCGGGGGCCACGCAATGGGACTCTCCCACCGTCGGGGGGGCACATCtcacgccccccccccaaaaccgGTCCCGGTGCCCCCCTCCCGGTGCCGGTCTCACCTCCGCACTCAGGAAGGGCAGCGCCGTCCGGCTCCTTCGCATGGTccctgggggg
The DNA window shown above is from Oxyura jamaicensis isolate SHBP4307 breed ruddy duck chromosome 28 unlocalized genomic scaffold, BPBGC_Ojam_1.0 oxy28_random_OJ68519, whole genome shotgun sequence and carries:
- the LOC118158466 gene encoding cAMP-specific 3',5'-cyclic phosphodiesterase 4C-like, with translation MRRSRTALPFLSAERCRDAAEAAPSGPGPGPVSGAVRRRFSGTPLLPPLGCRGAEPEAPRVVFTIEESGPSSGDEAEPPR